A genomic region of Drosophila kikkawai strain 14028-0561.14 chromosome X, DkikHiC1v2, whole genome shotgun sequence contains the following coding sequences:
- the LOC138929236 gene encoding triadin-like, whose translation MGILFPEQQQVKLKQTNVPSSINNEGKLINEQAAGKQTADVKPKAKENTHETPMIVQQSAPLEHGKQKDLAPWPQQELEMAENQQFAFPQPVGGGEQVRIMSPEQKMEVKQIGNEVEIVHELAADKPKADDKPQAKQDEQFHVNKEQQTKAPNEKQSVLNISEQAKQLKTSEQPNTMAAKAEIKPETSTKTAGLPEKDIPETSKHGKKGTFAISLKELQLIRKYNLVNTANWLDRHFATPSLLGSGEGVEIISPEQQQLTLDARIRSGTKNEVEEVNELNAGERNKDGEPKAKKAKEAEQLNVKNPEQPKSKNPQPLHARKQLQTKAQEKEQQPNQSKKNNQPKLTAPPKATQNAANSGGASSRQRSLRDNAVSSQQKKLLQKRSYSKINNAGSCVVKEVKKQPMQPKTTEPEPQRRTAVLPDKEQTNKSALFLFGCSCL comes from the coding sequence ATGGGGATCCTGTTCcctgagcagcagcaggtgaaACTTAAACAAACGAACGTGCCATCAAGCATCAACAATGAGGGGAAATTGATCAATGAGCAGGCAGCAGGAAAGCAAACGGCGGATGTCAAACCGAAGGCAAAGGAAAACACCCATGAAACACCCATGATCGTCCAGCAGTCAGCCCCCTTGGAGCATGGAAAGCAGAAAGACTTGGCTCCCTGGCCCCAGCAAGAACTTGAGATGGCAGAGAACCAGCAGTTTGCCTTTCCACAGCCGGTGGGCGGTGGCGAACAGGTAAGGATCATGTCCCCGGAACAGAAAATGGAGGTTAAACAAATCGGCAATGAGGTAGAAATAGTTCATGAACTGGCTGCAGACAAACCGAAGGCGGATGACAAGCCCCAGGCAAAACAAGACGAGCAATTCCATGTCAATAAAGAACAACAGACCAAAGCCCCTAACGAAAAACAGTCCGTTTTAAACATTTCAGAGCAGGCTAAGCAGTTAAAGACGAGTGAGCAGCCGAATACCATGGCAGCCAAAGCCGAAATTAAGCCGGAAACAAGCACAAAGACTGCAGGACTGCCAGAAAAGGACATCCCAGAGACCTCGAAGCATGGAAAGAAGGGAACCTTCGCTATCTCGCTCAAGGAACTACAGCTGATAAGAAAGTACAATCTGGTAAATACTGCCAATTGGCTCGATCGTCACTTTGCCACTCCATCGTTACTGGGCAGTGGCGAAGGCGTGGAAATCATTTCcccagagcagcagcagcttacACTTGACGCAAGGATTCGTTCTGGCACCAAAAATGAGGTGGAAGAAGTCAATGAGCTGAATGCTGGGGAAAGAAATAAGGATGGCGAACCCAAGGCAAAGAAAGCTAAAGAAGCAGAGCAGCTCAACGTCAAGAATCCTGAGCAGCCAAAATCCAAGAATCCTCAGCCGCTTCATGCCAGGAAGCAGCTACAGACCAAAGCCCAGGAAAAAGAGCAGCAGCCAAATCAGTCCAAAAAGAACAATCAGCCGAAGCTTACGGCTCCACCCAAGGCCACTCAAAATGCAGCTAATAGCGGGGGTGCCTCCTCCAGGCAGAGAAGTCTTCGGGATAACGCCGTTTCCTCACAGCAAAAGAAACTGCTCCAGAAGAGAAGCTACTCCAAGATCAACAATGCCGGTTCCTGTGTTGTAAAAGAAGTCAAGAAGCAGCCAATGCAGCCGAAGACTACAGAGCCGGAACCACAAAGAAGGACTGCCGTACTGCCAGATAAAGAACAAACCAATAAGTCAGCCCTCTTCCTATTCGGCTGCTCatgcttataa
- the LOC138929255 gene encoding ribosomal RNA processing protein 1 homolog — protein sequence MEPHKTLIKRLAEAATSDSDRGERATPAKVAKFLSQEANIIQCLFGENTSKRMHQVRQLPAWFTLLGKSSYPYAEEDFMRIWKGLLHTIRMSEKPQDREELVEQAAQMVDSFGGNTTLSLAYFSAFMRTTSEEHSGVKLKRLDKWVLMLVRRMLRHVLRVFKRTKWSAELIGAFNKSMQKSVFSEKPKSHGLIVHYLSIFFEELAKEANGDITAAQVSTFLLPFVKYMATQKDGQLLNQCRAKVLYYLLYQSDLGRKSLKKKIISPDPLVGKVDWKLSVLPVNPDYVLDELNNLLSTSKFNPRRRKSLCNLIQLYETYKSAN from the exons ATGGAGCCCCACAAGACGTTAATCAAGCGCCTCGCCGAGGCGGCGACTAGTGACAGCGATAGGGGTGAGAGGGCAACACCAGCTAAGGTGGCTAAGTTCCTCTCCCAGGAGGCCAATATCATCCAGTGCCTTTTTGGCGAAAATACAAGCAAGCGGATGCACCAGGTCCGCCAGCTACCGGCATGGTTCACGCTGCTGGGCAAAAGCTCGTACCCCTACGCCGAGGAGGATTTTATGCGCATCTGGAAGGGTCTGCTCCACACCATTCGGATGTCGGAGAAGCCGCAGGACCGAGAGGAACTGGTCGAACAGGCCGCACAAATGGTGGACAGCTTTGGTGGCAACACCACTTTGAGCCTGGCCTACTTCAGTGCCTTCATGCGCACCACAAGCGAGGAACACTCGGGAGTCAAACTGAAGAGACTGGATAAGTGGGTGCTGATGCTCGTTCGCCGCATGCTCCGCCACGTGCTGCGTGTGTTCAAGCGGACTAAGTGGTCAGCGGAGCTGATCGGCGCCTTCAACAAAAGCATGCAGAAGAGCGTCTTTTCCGAAAAGCCCAAGAGCCACGGGCTCATCGTGCACTATTTGTCCATTTTCTTCGAGGAACTGGCCAAGGAGGCCAATGGCGACATCACTGCCGCCCAGGTGAGCACCTTCTTGCTTCCGTTCGTCAAATACATGGCCACGCAGAAAGATGGCCAGCTGCTAAACCAGTGTCGCGCCAAGGTGCTGTATTACCTGCTGTACCAAAGTGACTTGGGGCGTAAAAGTCTCAAAAAGAAGATCATTTCCCCAGATCCCCTGGTGGGCAAGGTGGACTGGAAGCTGTCAGTGCTGCCGGTCAATCCAGACTACGTGCTGGATGAGCTGAATAACCTGTTAAGCACGAGCAAGTTCAACCCCCGGCGGCGCAAGTCTTTGTGCAATCTTATCCAGCTTTATGAGACCTATAAGAGCG CCAATTAA